The following proteins come from a genomic window of Synergistota bacterium:
- the argS gene encoding arginine--tRNA ligase codes for MEEKIKGIILEALKKAILSLASEMGWDIKLLPEPELEKPRKPEFGDWATNIAMKIGSLFKVNPREVAERISQRLEVPKDILKGFEIAGPGFINFRFNFDWFKEFVREILRKDQDFGRLDLGKGKKVQVEFVSANPTGPLHVGHGRGAAVGDSLASILEFGGYEVEREYYINDAGLQMEILGNSVRSRYFELLGRSQEAPFPEDGYKGEYIYDIAREIIDKDGDKWLNVPEKESLTYFRNYACERILEGIKKDLEDFGVKYDVWFSEKSLYENGEVEAAIAYLRERGFIYEKDGALWFKSTLFGDEKDRVVVRYKGAPTYIYSDIAYHKNKYERGFDIVIDIWGADHHGYIPRMKAAVQALGRSSDSLQILLIQFVTLLRDGKPVSMSTRAGEFVTLAEVVAEVGKDAARYMFLTRKCDSHLEFDLELAKRQSEENPVYYVQYAHARICSLFEQAKERGIPIPDLSKVPLDLLVEPEEIELLKVLSEAEGEISIAVRELAPHRIPYYLQKLSAAFHSFYNRHPILSASQDLRNARLALSKAVGIVIRNFLSLIGVSAPERM; via the coding sequence ATGGAAGAAAAGATAAAGGGGATTATTCTCGAGGCATTAAAGAAGGCGATCTTATCGTTAGCTAGTGAGATGGGATGGGATATTAAGCTTTTGCCGGAACCTGAACTTGAGAAGCCTAGAAAGCCGGAATTTGGTGATTGGGCTACTAATATTGCTATGAAGATAGGGTCCCTTTTTAAGGTAAATCCAAGGGAAGTTGCAGAAAGGATTTCTCAAAGGTTAGAAGTTCCGAAGGATATCCTCAAAGGTTTCGAAATTGCTGGACCAGGTTTTATTAATTTCCGTTTTAACTTCGATTGGTTTAAGGAATTTGTCAGAGAGATATTAAGGAAGGATCAGGATTTTGGCAGGCTTGATTTGGGTAAAGGGAAGAAGGTCCAAGTTGAATTTGTTAGCGCTAACCCTACCGGTCCTCTTCATGTAGGTCATGGTAGAGGTGCAGCTGTTGGAGATTCTCTCGCTTCGATTTTAGAGTTTGGTGGTTATGAGGTTGAAAGGGAATACTACATAAATGACGCTGGTCTTCAAATGGAGATACTTGGAAACTCAGTAAGGTCAAGATATTTTGAGCTTTTGGGTAGGTCCCAAGAAGCTCCTTTTCCAGAGGATGGTTATAAAGGAGAGTATATTTATGATATAGCTAGGGAGATAATCGATAAAGATGGTGATAAATGGCTTAATGTGCCTGAAAAGGAAAGTTTAACTTACTTTAGAAACTATGCCTGTGAAAGAATTTTAGAAGGGATTAAAAAAGATCTTGAAGATTTTGGTGTTAAATATGATGTCTGGTTTAGTGAAAAATCTCTCTATGAGAATGGAGAAGTAGAAGCGGCTATTGCTTATCTCAGGGAGAGAGGTTTTATTTATGAGAAGGATGGAGCGTTGTGGTTTAAGTCTACCCTTTTTGGAGATGAGAAAGACAGAGTCGTTGTTAGATATAAAGGTGCTCCAACATATATTTATTCGGATATAGCTTATCATAAAAATAAATATGAAAGAGGATTTGATATAGTCATAGATATATGGGGAGCGGATCACCACGGCTACATACCGAGAATGAAGGCAGCTGTTCAAGCTCTTGGTAGAAGTTCGGATTCTCTTCAAATTCTTCTGATACAGTTTGTAACTCTATTAAGGGATGGAAAACCTGTTTCTATGTCTACAAGGGCTGGAGAATTTGTGACCCTTGCCGAAGTAGTTGCTGAGGTTGGTAAAGATGCAGCAAGATATATGTTTTTGACGAGAAAGTGTGATAGCCATCTTGAGTTCGATCTTGAACTTGCTAAGAGGCAGTCTGAAGAGAATCCCGTATATTATGTTCAATACGCTCATGCTAGGATATGTTCTTTGTTCGAACAGGCAAAAGAAAGGGGAATACCTATTCCAGACTTATCCAAGGTACCTTTAGACCTTTTAGTGGAACCTGAAGAGATCGAGCTTTTGAAGGTTTTATCAGAAGCTGAGGGAGAAATATCTATAGCTGTCAGGGAACTTGCTCCCCATAGGATTCCTTATTATCTTCAGAAATTATCAGCTGCCTTTCACTCTTTCTATAATAGGCATCCTATACTCTCCGCATCGCAGGATTTAAGAAACGCAAGATTAGCTTTGTCTAAAGCGGTTGGTATAGTGATAAGAAACTTTCTGTCGCTTATAGGTGTTTCTGCGCCTGAGAGGATGTGA
- a CDS encoding DUF3857 domain-containing protein — protein MKGKRGIALLSGIFLLMVLGSSALAENAYLLSWNSLRVDVKGNVLWESKALIKVEDPSTFPKVMVWRYHSGDSDLAIEKLRLRRADGRVELLALEVKDYGSLVEKKVTLEGLRRGDIIEVSFSLRKGSVLPPYFWWYYPYPRGIGVNKLRWEVSCPGSFSSNESFSSGVLEKNNISPLDPSSPMQEPLFVTSLPSWDTVSSLFSLSEEAFVIREIEDRLSRLSGKRAKVELIWKILSEKKVLEGWSFSDQGYKFSSIKDVWERKEVTPSDLSFLAYFMLKDIGLSPEMVWVSECPLSEKYPVPSLLSHPLIKVVVDDKTFWLDPYALGLPVGYIHPRFQGNKGVIFSSQGVRFVAIPVLPDSLSSEEVDFSMELSSSGNYDFSINAVSRGWLVDNLKRFSNIQGVKEFSFESKGNAILGKVNGKGNIFVDSFGKRVVVSLPKIGFPLDFLSLPLERNSPIDLGFLRSFEHNITLKYPKNWRLLSLPLPFSRTGNAFSISARFYEKGGNKVTLTYSFKLKEKVLSKEEWFSLLKGLAMLEDYIGSQLLFEGR, from the coding sequence TTGAAAGGTAAGAGGGGGATAGCTCTTTTAAGCGGGATTTTTCTTTTAATGGTGTTAGGATCTTCAGCTTTGGCAGAAAACGCTTATCTTCTTTCCTGGAACAGCCTCAGAGTCGATGTTAAAGGAAACGTACTTTGGGAGAGCAAAGCTTTAATTAAGGTTGAAGATCCTTCTACCTTTCCTAAGGTTATGGTTTGGAGATATCATTCTGGAGATTCAGATTTAGCGATTGAAAAGCTTAGACTTAGAAGAGCAGATGGCAGGGTTGAGTTGTTAGCATTGGAGGTCAAGGATTATGGTAGTTTGGTTGAGAAAAAAGTTACTCTTGAAGGATTAAGGCGCGGGGACATAATAGAAGTGTCTTTTAGTTTGAGAAAAGGGTCCGTTCTTCCTCCATATTTTTGGTGGTATTATCCTTATCCTCGAGGTATAGGTGTTAATAAACTTAGGTGGGAAGTATCCTGCCCAGGAAGTTTTTCTTCCAATGAGAGCTTTTCGAGCGGGGTCCTTGAGAAGAATAATATCTCCCCTTTGGATCCATCTTCTCCAATGCAAGAGCCTCTATTTGTTACCTCTTTACCATCTTGGGATACGGTTTCCTCTTTGTTTTCCCTGTCTGAGGAAGCTTTCGTAATAAGAGAAATAGAGGATAGACTTTCACGATTGTCTGGTAAGAGAGCCAAGGTTGAGCTTATTTGGAAAATTTTGTCTGAGAAGAAGGTTTTAGAGGGGTGGAGCTTTTCTGATCAGGGGTATAAATTTTCTTCTATTAAGGATGTTTGGGAAAGAAAGGAAGTCACTCCCTCGGATTTATCATTTCTTGCTTACTTTATGCTTAAGGATATAGGGCTTTCCCCTGAGATGGTATGGGTCTCTGAGTGTCCTTTAAGTGAAAAATATCCGGTTCCCTCTCTTCTAAGTCATCCCTTGATAAAGGTTGTAGTTGATGATAAGACTTTCTGGCTTGATCCATACGCTTTGGGCCTTCCAGTGGGATATATTCATCCACGTTTTCAGGGAAATAAAGGGGTGATTTTTTCTTCCCAGGGAGTTAGATTTGTAGCTATTCCTGTTCTTCCTGATTCTCTTTCGTCTGAAGAGGTTGATTTTTCCATGGAGCTTTCGTCTTCAGGGAATTATGACTTTAGTATCAATGCTGTGTCAAGGGGATGGCTTGTTGATAACTTGAAAAGGTTTTCTAATATTCAAGGTGTAAAGGAGTTTAGCTTTGAAAGTAAGGGCAATGCTATCTTAGGCAAGGTCAACGGTAAAGGAAATATTTTTGTTGATAGTTTTGGTAAAAGAGTGGTTGTAAGTTTACCTAAGATTGGTTTCCCGTTGGATTTTTTATCTTTGCCCCTAGAAAGGAATTCCCCTATAGATTTGGGTTTCTTAAGAAGCTTTGAGCATAATATTACATTAAAGTATCCTAAAAACTGGAGGCTTTTGTCTCTACCGCTTCCTTTTTCGAGAACGGGGAATGCTTTTTCTATCTCAGCTAGGTTTTATGAAAAAGGGGGGAATAAAGTTACACTTACTTATTCCTTCAAGTTAAAGGAAAAAGTTCTTTCTAAGGAGGAATGGTTCTCCTTGTTGAAAGGATTAGCCATGTTAGAAGATTATATAGGTAGCCAGCTTCTTTTTGAGGGGAGGTGA
- the secA gene encoding preprotein translocase subunit SecA, with amino-acid sequence MVLGVFKKVLGLDPNERELKRLGKIVTRINELEPVMEKLSDEELARKTVEFKERLSQGAKLDDLLIETFAVVREVSKRTIGLRHFDVQLMGGIVLHEGKIAEMKTGEGKTLVATLPVYLNALLGRGVHVVTVNDYLAKRDTEWMGPIYKFLGLSVAYLYNGMPFDERKRAYQADITYGTNSEFGFDYLRDNMVYSLDDAVQRGHYYAIVDEVDCILIDEARTPLIISGPSEDDPSIYYKVNNIVKFLKPGDDFEVNEKERNVVLTEKGIEKAEKLLGVKSLYEDLNSELAHRLIQALRAHYLFKRDVDYVVKDGEVIIVDEFTGRLMFGRRYSDGLHQAIEAKEGLRVRSETQTLATITIQNYFRMYEKLAGMTGTAATEAEEFKEIYKLDVVVIPTHKPMIRIDYPDVIYRTEREKFNAVVDEIEELYKVGRPVLVGTTSIEKSEKLSKLLRARGIPHQVLNAKYHEKEAQIVAQAGRVGAVTIATNMAGRGTDILLGGNPDFLAKEELKRMGKDPSEVSSEEWRKLYEKWKKVTDEEHKKVVELGGLHIIGTERHEARRIDNQLRGRAGRQGDPGSSRFYLSLEDDLLRLFGSDRISSLMEKLGMKEGEAIEHPWLTKAIEAAQKKVESMHFEARKYLLAYDDVMNKQREVIYKERKYVLENLQLKEHLFKMVEDVIDLLLDAYVGEEIRPEERDVKGFIHKLKGLFPFSVDITEEEVLEGRREDIKVKILSKAKEFYEDKERRVGPDVMRQLEKLVMLHVIDTRWKEHLLALDHLRQGIGLRAYGQKDPLLEYQFEAFELFKELIARIKEEIITYLFRVEIVPHRERQERVFRDHLPASSPKKKKRRKG; translated from the coding sequence ATGGTTTTAGGTGTGTTTAAAAAGGTTTTAGGGCTTGATCCTAATGAAAGAGAACTAAAAAGGTTGGGCAAGATTGTTACGCGTATAAATGAGCTTGAACCAGTGATGGAGAAACTATCTGATGAGGAGCTAGCTCGTAAGACTGTGGAGTTTAAGGAGAGATTATCGCAAGGAGCCAAGCTCGATGATCTTCTGATAGAAACTTTCGCTGTGGTAAGGGAAGTTTCAAAGAGAACTATAGGCTTAAGACATTTCGATGTCCAGCTTATGGGTGGTATAGTTCTTCATGAGGGGAAAATAGCAGAAATGAAAACCGGGGAGGGTAAGACGCTTGTTGCTACCCTTCCCGTTTATCTTAATGCCCTTTTAGGTAGAGGAGTTCATGTTGTAACGGTAAATGACTATCTCGCTAAGAGAGATACCGAATGGATGGGCCCTATATATAAATTTCTTGGTTTAAGTGTAGCTTACCTTTATAATGGCATGCCTTTCGATGAAAGAAAAAGGGCGTATCAAGCTGACATTACTTACGGGACTAATAGTGAGTTTGGCTTTGATTATCTGAGGGATAACATGGTCTATTCTTTAGATGATGCTGTTCAGAGAGGGCATTACTATGCTATAGTGGATGAGGTTGACTGTATTCTTATAGATGAAGCAAGAACCCCACTTATAATATCTGGTCCTTCTGAAGATGATCCCAGCATATACTATAAGGTTAATAATATCGTCAAGTTTTTAAAACCTGGTGATGATTTCGAGGTTAACGAGAAGGAAAGAAACGTGGTTTTAACGGAGAAGGGTATAGAAAAAGCCGAGAAACTCCTTGGAGTTAAGAGCTTATATGAGGATTTAAATAGTGAGCTAGCTCATAGACTTATTCAGGCCTTAAGAGCACATTATCTGTTTAAGAGGGATGTGGATTATGTCGTTAAGGATGGTGAAGTTATAATAGTTGATGAGTTCACGGGAAGATTGATGTTTGGAAGAAGATATAGTGATGGTCTTCATCAAGCTATAGAGGCGAAAGAAGGTTTAAGAGTGAGAAGCGAGACCCAAACCCTTGCTACTATAACAATACAGAATTACTTTAGGATGTATGAAAAGCTTGCTGGTATGACTGGTACTGCTGCGACCGAAGCTGAGGAGTTTAAAGAGATTTACAAGCTTGACGTTGTGGTTATACCTACACATAAGCCTATGATTAGGATAGATTATCCTGATGTTATATATAGAACTGAAAGGGAAAAGTTTAACGCTGTTGTTGATGAAATAGAAGAGCTTTATAAAGTCGGGAGACCTGTTCTTGTGGGAACTACCTCGATAGAAAAATCCGAGAAGCTTTCGAAACTTCTTAGGGCTCGTGGCATACCTCATCAAGTACTCAATGCGAAGTATCACGAGAAAGAAGCTCAAATAGTTGCTCAAGCTGGTAGAGTTGGTGCAGTTACTATTGCTACTAATATGGCAGGAAGAGGAACGGATATTCTTTTGGGTGGTAACCCTGATTTTCTTGCGAAAGAGGAACTTAAGAGAATGGGCAAGGATCCAAGCGAAGTATCTTCAGAAGAGTGGAGAAAGTTATACGAAAAGTGGAAAAAAGTTACTGATGAGGAGCATAAAAAGGTAGTCGAACTTGGCGGGCTTCACATAATAGGAACAGAAAGGCATGAGGCAAGAAGGATAGATAATCAGCTTAGGGGTAGGGCTGGGAGACAAGGGGATCCAGGTTCCTCTCGATTTTATCTTTCTTTGGAGGATGATCTACTTAGACTTTTTGGTTCCGATAGAATATCTTCATTGATGGAAAAGCTTGGTATGAAAGAAGGAGAGGCAATAGAGCATCCTTGGCTTACTAAGGCCATAGAGGCGGCCCAAAAGAAGGTCGAAAGCATGCACTTTGAAGCAAGAAAATATCTTTTAGCTTATGATGACGTTATGAATAAGCAAAGAGAGGTAATATATAAGGAGCGAAAATATGTTCTTGAAAATCTGCAACTTAAAGAGCATTTGTTTAAAATGGTTGAGGATGTGATAGATCTTTTGCTCGATGCTTATGTGGGAGAGGAAATAAGGCCTGAAGAGAGGGATGTTAAAGGGTTTATTCATAAATTAAAAGGCCTCTTTCCCTTTAGCGTAGATATAACCGAGGAAGAGGTTCTCGAGGGGCGGCGGGAGGATATAAAAGTAAAGATTCTTTCTAAGGCAAAAGAGTTTTATGAGGACAAGGAAAGAAGAGTAGGCCCTGATGTTATGAGACAATTAGAAAAGCTAGTAATGCTTCATGTTATAGACACAAGGTGGAAAGAACATCTTTTAGCCTTAGATCATTTACGCCAAGGTATAGGTTTAAGAGCGTACGGGCAGAAAGATCCTCTTTTAGAATATCAGTTTGAAGCTTTTGAGCTATTTAAGGAGCTTATTGCAAGAATAAAAGAGGAGATAATAACTTATCTTTTCAGAGTAGAAATAGTTCCTCATCGAGAAAGGCAGGAAAGAGTTTTCAGGGATCACCTTCCCGCTTCTTCGCCTAAAAAGAAGAAGAGAAGAAAGGGCTGA
- the cobC gene encoding alpha-ribazole phosphatase, whose protein sequence is MRLIVARHGETDWNKECRYQGRIDTPLNENGIKQAFLLGEALSDEGIDVIFSSPLRRALDTAKIISIKVSVPIFVRDELSEIHHGEWEGMLLSEVREKYADAFERWRKDPERMTIPSGENLTMVLNRVKPLLDHIIEKYNRKTVLIVAHGGVNRVIFCYLLNLPLSYFWKFRQDNANLSILESLDGNRGFCLKRFNDTCHLCSPNRALEGAL, encoded by the coding sequence ATGAGGTTGATTGTGGCAAGACACGGCGAGACTGACTGGAATAAGGAGTGTAGATATCAAGGGAGGATAGACACCCCTTTGAATGAGAACGGAATAAAACAGGCCTTTTTACTTGGCGAAGCTCTTTCTGATGAGGGAATTGATGTGATATTTTCAAGCCCATTAAGAAGAGCTCTTGATACAGCTAAGATAATAAGCATAAAAGTTAGTGTTCCTATTTTTGTTAGAGATGAGCTTAGCGAAATACACCATGGAGAGTGGGAGGGCATGCTTTTGAGCGAAGTTAGAGAGAAGTACGCTGATGCTTTTGAAAGGTGGAGGAAAGATCCTGAGAGAATGACCATTCCGTCGGGGGAAAACTTAACTATGGTTTTAAACAGGGTAAAGCCTCTTTTAGATCACATCATTGAAAAGTATAATAGAAAAACTGTCCTTATAGTGGCACATGGCGGTGTTAATAGAGTTATTTTCTGTTATCTTCTTAATCTTCCTTTGTCTTATTTTTGGAAATTTAGGCAGGACAACGCTAACCTTTCAATATTAGAAAGCCTTGATGGTAATAGGGGTTTCTGCTTAAAAAGGTTTAATGATACTTGTCATTTATGCTCCCCTAATAGGGCCTTGGAGGGGGCGCTTTAA
- the serA gene encoding phosphoglycerate dehydrogenase: MYRIWITEDLDEIGIEWLKSKGAEVEYSRPTYEEILQRIGEFDALIVRTNTSVTEEVIARGVPRLKVVGRAGVGFDNIDTDAATRYGVLVLNAPYGYMISTAELTIGLMLALLRKIPLADSYMKKEQWKKKELHGVELYGKVLGIIGVGRIGRQVALRANAFGMKILGYDPYIRQEDVEKYGVKLISSLEELLPQVDILTLHVPLTDETKYMIAERELRMMKRGSFIINCSRGKVIKSSALYKAIVDGHIAGAALDVHECEPPTDWSLVKLPQVIATPHIGSATHEAQHKVALEVVEEIWMALQGGPVRSSINMPSMPPELYAYLKPYLYLSEKMGQFMGQWIKRHVDEIRLTYIGDVVDLPYSLITAAFAKGILDPVLGEPVNYINAVCMAKERGIVVTESVGKAEGEFTNLVRVEVRVGKEYYEIAGTLIGRNIPKIVEIDGFRVDVEPKGNIILTRHNDRPGMIGKIGSILGENNINIANMYVGRKEIRGEAVMTLCVDEPVPPDVLDKIRSIDGFERVDFISL, from the coding sequence GTGTATAGGATATGGATAACAGAAGACCTTGATGAGATAGGAATAGAGTGGCTTAAGAGCAAGGGAGCGGAGGTTGAGTACAGTCGTCCTACTTATGAGGAGATCCTTCAAAGGATTGGAGAATTTGATGCTCTTATAGTCAGGACTAACACTAGCGTTACAGAAGAGGTTATAGCTCGTGGTGTTCCAAGACTTAAGGTTGTTGGTAGAGCTGGTGTTGGTTTTGATAATATAGATACAGATGCAGCTACAAGGTATGGTGTTTTGGTCCTTAATGCTCCTTATGGTTATATGATTTCAACGGCTGAGCTTACAATTGGTCTTATGCTCGCTCTTTTGAGAAAAATACCCTTAGCTGATAGTTACATGAAGAAAGAGCAGTGGAAGAAGAAAGAGCTTCATGGGGTAGAGCTTTATGGAAAAGTCTTAGGAATAATAGGTGTGGGAAGGATAGGTAGACAGGTTGCTTTAAGAGCGAATGCCTTTGGCATGAAAATTCTTGGTTATGATCCTTATATAAGACAAGAGGATGTGGAAAAATATGGAGTTAAGCTTATTTCTTCCTTAGAAGAGCTTCTTCCGCAGGTTGATATTCTAACCCTTCATGTCCCGCTTACTGATGAAACTAAGTATATGATAGCAGAGAGAGAGCTTAGAATGATGAAAAGGGGTTCATTCATAATTAACTGTTCTAGGGGTAAGGTCATCAAAAGTAGTGCTCTTTACAAAGCTATAGTTGATGGGCATATAGCTGGTGCTGCATTAGATGTTCATGAGTGTGAACCTCCCACTGATTGGTCCTTGGTTAAGCTACCTCAGGTTATAGCTACACCACATATAGGTTCAGCAACCCATGAGGCTCAGCATAAGGTTGCCCTTGAAGTGGTTGAAGAGATATGGATGGCTTTACAGGGAGGTCCTGTAAGATCTTCTATAAATATGCCTTCTATGCCGCCCGAACTTTATGCTTACCTTAAACCTTACCTGTATCTTTCTGAAAAAATGGGGCAATTTATGGGACAGTGGATAAAAAGGCATGTTGATGAAATAAGACTAACTTATATAGGTGATGTGGTTGACCTTCCTTATTCTCTTATAACTGCTGCTTTTGCCAAAGGGATTCTTGATCCTGTTTTAGGCGAACCTGTTAATTATATAAATGCTGTTTGTATGGCTAAGGAGAGGGGAATAGTTGTTACAGAGTCAGTTGGCAAGGCAGAGGGAGAGTTTACAAACTTAGTTAGAGTTGAAGTTAGGGTTGGTAAGGAGTATTATGAAATAGCTGGTACTCTGATAGGAAGAAACATTCCTAAGATAGTTGAAATAGATGGTTTTAGAGTAGATGTAGAGCCTAAGGGTAATATAATACTTACAAGGCATAATGATAGACCTGGGATGATAGGGAAAATAGGTAGCATACTTGGAGAGAATAACATAAATATAGCTAACATGTATGTGGGTAGGAAGGAAATAAGGGGAGAAGCTGTTATGACCTTATGTGTTGATGAACCTGTTCCTCCAGATGTTTTAGATAAGATAAGATCCATAGATGGTTTTGAGAGGGTAGATTTTATATCTCTATGA
- a CDS encoding alanine--glyoxylate aminotransferase family protein: MREVLLIPGPTPVPEEVRASMFEDMIDHRGHAFGELMGRLQFKLRKVFMTSRPVYIFPGTGTGALECAVSNLFDHGEEVLSLSNGSFAERWAEIAQRRGLKVDVLEFPYGEAWDLELIEKKLKEKRYSGILMTHNETSTGVLNPLKETVSLIKRLAPDTLTCVDAVSSLGGAPLKMDEWDIDVVLTASQKALMSPPGLALIAVSERAFKKVLSLTPSSYYWDLKLADEFLNKSPKQTPYTPALSLLYALDKALTLLIEEGIENSWKRHKELSQFLRDGLRKIGFDILPKENYASPTVSAIKVPQDMNPHKIKKDLEKKGVIVAGGMGPIKDKVFRVAHMGNVSKNDIIIFLDALKEVVDGV; this comes from the coding sequence ATGAGAGAAGTGCTTCTCATACCTGGCCCTACCCCTGTTCCTGAGGAAGTAAGGGCTTCAATGTTTGAAGATATGATAGACCATAGAGGACATGCTTTTGGTGAGCTTATGGGAAGGCTCCAGTTTAAGCTTAGAAAGGTTTTTATGACATCGAGGCCTGTTTATATATTTCCGGGAACGGGAACAGGTGCCCTTGAATGTGCGGTTTCTAATCTCTTTGATCATGGTGAGGAAGTTTTATCACTATCGAATGGCTCTTTTGCAGAGAGATGGGCTGAGATAGCTCAAAGAAGAGGGCTTAAAGTTGATGTTCTTGAGTTTCCATATGGTGAAGCTTGGGATCTTGAGTTGATCGAGAAAAAGCTGAAAGAAAAAAGGTACTCTGGCATATTAATGACGCATAATGAGACCTCAACGGGGGTTTTAAATCCTCTTAAGGAGACTGTCTCACTTATAAAAAGGTTAGCACCGGATACTTTAACATGTGTTGATGCTGTAAGTTCTCTTGGGGGAGCCCCTTTGAAGATGGATGAATGGGACATAGATGTTGTTTTGACAGCATCGCAGAAAGCCTTGATGTCTCCTCCTGGTTTGGCTTTAATCGCTGTAAGCGAAAGAGCTTTTAAGAAAGTTTTAAGCTTGACGCCATCCAGCTACTATTGGGATTTAAAACTTGCTGATGAGTTTCTTAATAAGTCGCCTAAGCAGACGCCCTATACACCGGCTTTAAGCTTACTTTACGCACTTGATAAAGCATTGACCCTTCTTATTGAGGAAGGGATCGAAAACTCTTGGAAAAGGCACAAGGAACTTTCTCAATTTTTGCGGGATGGCTTGAGAAAGATAGGATTTGATATTCTTCCTAAAGAAAATTACGCTTCACCTACGGTGAGCGCGATTAAAGTTCCGCAAGATATGAATCCTCATAAAATAAAGAAGGATCTTGAGAAAAAGGGAGTTATAGTTGCTGGTGGTATGGGGCCTATTAAAGATAAGGTCTTTAGAGTTGCCCATATGGGTAATGTTAGTAAGAATGACATAATAATTTTTCTAGATGCTCTAAAGGAGGTAGTAGATGGTGTATAG
- the raiA gene encoding ribosome-associated translation inhibitor RaiA — MQVRITGRGVEVTDFLRDYAEKKISKMTRYFDRILDANVIFEMEGNSPQVEITLDANGVILRGVERADNFQVALDFAIDKIEKQLRRFKDKLSKKYKFNIPPEEVAPVIEKHPEEEPKIVKVKRFQLKPMFPEEAIMQMDLLGHDFFVFLNANTNQINVVYRRKDGDYGLIEPAI, encoded by the coding sequence ATGCAAGTTCGGATAACAGGAAGAGGAGTAGAAGTCACAGATTTTCTCAGGGACTATGCTGAGAAAAAAATATCAAAAATGACACGTTACTTTGATAGGATACTTGATGCTAATGTAATTTTCGAAATGGAAGGGAATTCTCCTCAAGTAGAAATAACTTTAGATGCTAATGGAGTTATACTTAGAGGTGTTGAAAGGGCAGATAATTTTCAAGTGGCTTTGGATTTTGCAATTGATAAGATAGAAAAGCAGTTAAGGAGGTTTAAGGATAAGCTTTCTAAGAAATATAAATTTAATATTCCTCCAGAGGAGGTGGCTCCAGTTATAGAAAAGCATCCTGAAGAGGAACCTAAAATAGTAAAAGTTAAAAGGTTTCAGCTTAAACCCATGTTTCCTGAGGAAGCTATAATGCAAATGGATCTTTTGGGGCATGATTTCTTTGTTTTTCTTAATGCTAATACTAATCAAATTAATGTGGTTTACAGAAGAAAAGATGGAGATTATGGATTGATAGAGCCTGCTATTTAG
- a CDS encoding lysine exporter LysO family protein translates to MDIFLFALTLSLGILVGRKSLAPSWIMDKSDKALSLVIYILIFLIGMEIGSYREVIYSLGSIGLKSITIALFSTFFSAYLSKLLSERKIEIGP, encoded by the coding sequence ATGGATATATTTTTATTCGCTTTAACACTATCTTTAGGAATACTGGTAGGAAGAAAAAGCTTAGCACCAAGTTGGATTATGGATAAATCCGATAAAGCTTTAAGCCTCGTAATTTACATTCTGATATTTCTAATAGGAATGGAGATAGGAAGCTATAGAGAAGTAATTTATAGCCTGGGAAGCATAGGTTTAAAATCTATCACGATAGCTCTATTTTCAACGTTCTTTAGCGCTTATTTAAGCAAATTGTTAAGCGAGAGGAAGATAGAAATTGGACCCTAA
- a CDS encoding lysine exporter LysO family protein gives MDPKPLLVLSTGIIIGYLNILPIGIKNFNSIAIKGALLALFIAIGIDMGKDSKLWESIKSFRKDIFTITFTGLAGSLLGGVFASLLLKIPLSIGVASAVGSGYYSLTTLILKEIGGPEQALIGFFSNILRELIVIVGMPLIAKFFGKSGSIAAAGATAMDTALPFIIKSVGKEIGIFSFTSGVIITILVPFLVPTIYRILSNFGW, from the coding sequence TTGGACCCTAAACCGCTTTTAGTTTTATCAACTGGTATTATCATTGGATATCTTAATATCCTTCCTATAGGAATAAAGAATTTCAACTCTATCGCTATAAAGGGAGCACTTTTAGCCCTGTTCATAGCAATAGGCATAGATATGGGAAAAGATTCAAAATTATGGGAGAGCATAAAATCATTTAGAAAAGACATATTCACGATAACCTTCACCGGTCTTGCTGGAAGCCTTTTAGGAGGGGTTTTCGCCTCTTTACTATTAAAAATACCCCTTTCTATAGGTGTAGCATCAGCAGTAGGAAGCGGCTATTATAGTCTAACAACATTAATATTGAAAGAAATAGGCGGACCAGAACAAGCCCTCATAGGTTTTTTTTCGAACATCCTAAGAGAATTAATAGTAATAGTAGGAATGCCATTAATCGCCAAGTTTTTTGGAAAATCTGGATCAATCGCAGCCGCAGGAGCAACCGCTATGGATACCGCCCTTCCATTCATAATAAAAAGCGTTGGGAAAGAAATCGGTATATTCTCCTTCACATCTGGAGTTATAATAACCATTTTAGTTCCATTCCTAGTTCCAACGATATATAGAATTTTGTCGAATTTTGGCTGGTAA